A single region of the Pseudalkalibacillus berkeleyi genome encodes:
- a CDS encoding HAD family hydrolase — protein MIKAVVFDFDGTILDTESCEYNVLQKIYKEHGAELPIEVWGECIGTHSTYFDAHEYLEEQIGKKLDRDTIKQQRLDIFQELIKDREALPGVMEYLEAAKQLGLKIGLASSSSYKWVSKHIKNLGIEHYFECIKTSDDVETVKPDPTLFLKAVECLGVKPEESIAFEDSVNGAKAAKRAGLHTVVIPNLVTQHLTFEEYDLKLESLAELELQEMINQFTKQ, from the coding sequence ATGATAAAAGCAGTTGTGTTTGATTTTGATGGAACGATTTTAGATACGGAGTCATGCGAGTATAACGTATTACAAAAGATTTATAAGGAGCATGGTGCAGAACTCCCAATTGAAGTTTGGGGCGAATGTATTGGAACACATTCTACATACTTTGATGCACATGAATATTTAGAAGAACAAATCGGTAAGAAACTGGACAGGGATACGATTAAGCAGCAAAGACTGGATATTTTCCAAGAACTCATAAAAGATCGAGAAGCTCTGCCCGGTGTAATGGAATATCTAGAGGCAGCCAAGCAATTAGGATTGAAGATCGGCTTGGCTTCAAGTTCTTCATATAAGTGGGTTTCAAAACATATCAAAAACTTAGGTATAGAACACTATTTTGAGTGTATTAAAACGTCTGATGATGTAGAAACCGTCAAACCAGACCCTACACTTTTCCTGAAAGCTGTTGAATGCTTAGGTGTAAAGCCTGAGGAATCAATTGCTTTTGAAGACTCAGTTAATGGCGCAAAGGCGGCAAAACGTGCTGGTCTTCATACAGTCGTTATTCCGAATTTGGTGACCCAACACCTTACCTTTGAGGAATATGATTTAAAGCTTGAATCATTAGCTGAATTAGAATTACAAGAGATGATTAATCAGTTTACAAAGCAATAG